The following are encoded in a window of Dictyostelium discoideum AX4 chromosome 6 chromosome, whole genome shotgun sequence genomic DNA:
- the gluA gene encoding beta glucosidase, whose protein sequence is MKTIKSLFLLSLLIVNLLISSTYGSSIRVSIVGGEEAEVIEKPRTFGNKRELKLEYSQIYPKKQLNQENINFMSARDTFVDNLMSKMSITEKIGQMTQLDITTLTSPNTITINETTLAYYAKTYYIGSYLNSPVSGGLAGDIHHINSSVWLDMINTIQTIVIEGSPNKIPMIYGLDSVHGANYVHKATLFPHNTGLAATFNIEHATTAAQITSKDTVAVGIPWVFAPVLGIGVQPLWSRIYETFGEDPYVASMMGAAAVRGFQGGNNSFDGPINAPSAVCTAKHYFGYSDPTSGKDRTAAWIPERMLRRYFLPSFAEAITGAGAGTIMINSGEVNGVPMHTSYKYLTEVLRGELQFEGVAVTDWQDIEKLVYFHHTAGSAEEAILQALDAGIDMSMVPLDLSFPIILAEMVAAGTVPESRLDLSVRRILNLKYALGLFSNPYPNPNAAIVDTIGQVQDREAAAATAEESITLLQNKNNILPLNTNTIKNVLLTGPSADSIRNLNGGWSVHWQGAYEDSEFPFGTSILTGLREITNDTADFNIQYTIGHEIGVPTNQTSIDEAVELAQSSDVVVVVIGELPEAETPGDIYDLSMDPNEVLLLQQLVDTGKPVVLILVEARPRILPPDLVYSCAAVLMAYLPGSEGGKPIANILMGNVNPSGRLPLTYPGTTGDIGVPYYHKYSENGVTTPLFQFGDGLSYTTFNYTNLACSNCKPISGQSGNYTGVLGQSYTFTVTVTNNGNVQGKDSVLLYLSDLWAQVTPEVKMLRGFQKVDLMPAKSQQISFTLNAYEFSFIGVDNKITLESGQFIIMVGNQQLGLYLQ, encoded by the exons atgaaaactattaaaagtttatttttactgTCATTGTTGATagtgaatttattaataagtTCAACATATGGAAGTTCAATTAGAGTAAGCATTGTTGGAGGTGAAGAAGCTGAAGTCATTGAAAAACCACGTACTTTTGGAAATAAAAGAGAACTCAAATTAGAGTATAGTCAAATTTATCCaaagaaacaattaaatcaagaaaatattaatttcatgtCTGCCAGAGATACttttgttgataatttaatgtCAAAAATGTCAATCACTGAAAAAATTGGTCAAATGACTCaa ttggATATTACAACATTAACATCACCAAatacaattacaattaatgaAACAACATTAGCATATTATGCTAAAACTTATTATATTGGATCatatttaaattcaccaGTATCAGGTGGTTTAGCAGGTGATATTCATCATATTAATAGTAGTGTTTGGTTAGATATGATTAATACTATTCAAACCATTGTTATCGAAGGTAGTCCAAATAAGATTCCAATGATTTATGGTTTAGATTCAGTACATGGTGCAAATTATGTTCACAAAGCAACTTTATTCCCACATAATACTGGTTTAGCCGCTACTTTCAATATTGAACATGCTACTACTGCTGCACAAATTACTTCAAAAGATACTGTTGCCGTTGGTATCCCTTGGGTGTTTGCACCAGTTTTAGGTATTGGTGTTCAACCATTATGGTCTCGTATCTATGAAACTTTTGGTGAAGATCCATACGTTGCATCAATGATGGGTGCTGCTGCCGTTCGTGGTTTCCAAGGTGGTAACAATTCATTCGATGGTCCAATCAATGCCCCATCTGCAGTTTGTACTGCTAAACATTATTTTGGTTATTCCGACCCAACCTCTGGTAAGGATAGAACTGCCGCATGGATTCCAGAGAGAATGTTAAGACGTTACTTCTTACCAAGTTTCGCTGAAGCTATCACTGGTGCTGGTGCAGGTACAATTATGATTAACTCTGGTGAAGTAAATGGTGTACCAATGCACACCAGCTACAAATATCTAACTGAAGTACTCAGAGGTGAATTACAATTTGAAGGTGTTGCAGTAACTGATTGGcaagatattgaaaaacTCGTTTACTTCCATCATACCGCTGGTAGTGCCGAAGAGGCCATCTTGCAAGCTTTAGATGCTGGTATCGATATGTCTATGGTTCCATTGGATCTTTCTTTCCCAATTATTCTCGCTGAAATGGTTGCTGCTGGTACCGTTCCAGAATCACGTCTTGATCTTTCAGTTAGAAGAATCTTAAATCTTAAATATGCTCTCGGTCTTTTCTCTAATCCATACCCAAATCCAAATGCTGCCATCGTTGACACCATTGGTCAAGTTCAAGATAGAGAAGCTGCCGCTGCCACTGCTGAAGAATCAATCACTCTCTTACAAAACAAGAATAATATTCTTCCACtcaataccaataccatAAAGAATGTACTTTTAACTGGTCCATCCGCTGACAGTATTagaaatttaaatggtggtTGGTCAGTTCATTGGCAAGGTGCTTATGAAGATTCTGAATTCCCATTCGGTACTTCAATTCTTACTGGTCTTCGTGAAATTACAAATGATACCGCCGATTTTAACATTCAATATACCATTGGTCATGAAATTGGTGTACCAACCAATCAAACCTCAATCGATGAAGCCGTTGAATTGGCTCAATCATCAGATGTTGTTGTCGTTGTAATTGGTGAACTTCCAGAAGCTGAAACTCCAGGTGATATTTATGATCTCTCTATGGATCCAAATGAAGTACTCTTATTACAACAATTGGTTGACACTGGTAAACCagtagttttaattttggttgaAGCTCGTCCAAGAATTTTACCACCAGATCTCGTCTACAGTTGTGCTGCAGTTTTAATGGCTTATCTCCCAGGTAGTGAAGGTGGTAAACCAATCGCCAACATTCTCATGGGTAATGTAAATCCATCTGGTCGTCTTCCTTTAACTTATCCAGGTACTACTGGTGATATCGGTGTTCCATATTACCACAAATACAGTGAAAATGGTGTCACCACTCCACTCTTCCAATTTGGTGATGGTCTTTCTTATACCACTTTTAACTATACCAATCTCGCCTGTAGCAATTGTAAACCAATCTCTGGTCAATCTGGTAACTACACTGGTGTTTTAGGTCAATCCTATACTTTCACTGTCACTGTCACAAACAATGGTAACGTTCAAGGTAAAGACTCTGTTCTCTTATATCTCTCTGATCTTTGGGCTCAAGTTACTCCAGAAGTTAAAATGTTAAGAGGTTTCCAAAAAGTTGATCTTATGCCAGCTAAATCTCAACAAATCTCTTTTACCCTCAATGCCTATGAATTCTCCTTTATTGGTGTcgataataaaattactttAGAATCTGGTCAATTCATCATTATGGTTGGTAATCAACAATTAGGTTTAtatttacaataa
- the dync1li1 gene encoding dynein light intermediate chain has product MVEQQQQEEDIWGQILRESSNKNNYFEKRDVAILGDPTSGKSLLLSKFDTVSNVESLKSIALSYTFSDIYEDDTSEDPVGRINYWSLEGEASQNDLLKFSLNKENIKNCMVIITLDFSQPWNLVESLKKWLGILEEHIKSIFKDDKNGFKNLQDKLSIKWHEYEEPTTTAATTTTTTTSNNIENNTNKTSPTTDKIQTNNVQKKKKKKVNISSAEDASVLPPLSENILINNLGVPILVACCKSDSVVMLEKDFDYKDELFDYIQQYLRRICLQYGAGLIYTSARKEINCGVTLEYIENILFGFELKSKTQLIEKDQIFVPAGWDTLAKIQVDFENQKVCKDTDEPYENIVKKPSIIKRREQTQTNSIICDDDQDFLGKIKSQLDNDDQSSINSPSTPSPLSQSSNNNNSNNNINNTSTPSINTPLQPTDKPLSDIKSSNNPVAASPSAERAALANFFTSLISKDKTSSRKDLKSSLASPPTTSVSSNAREDAKKELDKLKQQKK; this is encoded by the exons atggtagaacaacaacaacaagaagaagataTTTGGGGTCAAATTTTAAGagaatcatcaaataaaaacaattatttcgAAAAAAGAGATGTTGCAATTTTAGGTGATCCAACATCtggtaaatcattattattatcaaaatttgatACAGTTTCAAATGTAGAATCATTAAAGAGTATTGCATTAAGTTATACATTTTCAGATATATACGAGGATGACACATCAGAGGATCCAGTTGGTAGAATCAATTATTGGTCTTTAGAAGGTGAAGCATCCCAAAATGATCTCTTAAAATTCTCActcaataaagaaaatataaaaaattgtatGGTCATTATAACTTTAGATTTTTCACAACCATGGAATTTAGTTGAATCATTAAAG aaaTGGTTAGGTATTTTAGAAGAacatattaaatcaatttttaaagatgaCAAGaatggttttaaaaatttacaggataaattatcaattaaatggCATGAATATGAAGAACCAActacaacagcagcaacaactactacaacaacaacatcaaataatatagagaataatacaaataaaacatcaccaacaacaGATAAAATACAAACTAATAATGtacagaaaaaaaagaaaaagaaagttaATATTTCATCAGCAGAGGATGCAAGTGTATTACCACCATTAagtgaaaatattttaatcaatAATTTAGGTGTACCAATTTTAGTTGCTTGTTGTAAAAGTGATTCAGTCGTTATGCTTGAAAAAGATTTCGATTATAAagatgaattatttgattatattCAACAATATTTAAGAAGAATTTGTTTACAAt atgGTGCTGGTTTAATTTATACATCAgcaagaaaagaaattaattgtgGTGTTACATTAGAATATATTgagaatattttatttggatttgaaTTGAAATCAAAGACACAATTGATTGAAAAGGATCAAATATTTGTGCCAGCAGGTTGGGATACATTAGCAAAGATTCAAGTAGATTTTGAGAATCAAAAAGTTTGTAAAGATACTGACGAACCATATGAAAATATTGTAAAGAAACCatcaatcattaaaagaaGAGAACAAACTCAAACCAATAGTATAATTTGTGATGACGATCAAGATTTCTTgggtaaaattaaatcacaaTTGGATAATGACGATCAATCCTCAATTAATTCTCCTTCTACtccatcaccattatcacaatcttcaaataataataatagcaataataatatcaataataccTCAACCCCATCAATTAATACACCATTACAACCAACTGATAAACCACTTAGT gatattaaatcatcaaaCAATCCAGTTGCAGCTTCACCAAGTGCAGAAAGAGCAGCTTTGGCAAACTTCTTTACAAGTTTAATCTCAAAAGATAAGACCTCTTCAAGAAAAGATTTGAAATCTTCATTAGcatcaccaccaacaactTCTGTTTCAAGCAATGCAAGAGAAGATGCTAAAAAGGAACtcgataaattaaaacaacaaaagaaataa
- the cluA gene encoding 150 kDa protein, which yields MSETIDNPTVEEYNEKETVVSGEQVEQVEQVEQENEQVSQSFQISIKTPAEIGTINIQVQPTDTLIDIQSFLYETSETCLYSSFEFRLYGKQIPEYSELSSIEGLVEGATLEMVPVDYNERSAKLHVKRLRDIMNTGLTEFANMNNPSLFTSFSFPEKSNILTEEQQLEEQKQKFEQQQQQQQQTEDKEEKETIATEQQQNKKNKHHNKKGNKKNNGDESLNNENNEEKLTPQQKERKQKMTEIKGIDKPMLSSYYPESPIAPVQCVKSMIYSGWSPVPGYRKLFGDLFYLDITLLEGTTICVTASTQGFFINQSSNATFNPSVSPKATINHSLHQLLTQVSRLFRRGLNQILTNIGRNHPFDMLPGVLPVHNWVASSKTNRYDINKGTDTFVSVQDVELRGNPRDWNEEIQAPKELPKSTVQERIIRDRAISKVNSEFVECAIRGAQVIVDKAILPINPAENQRSHMFLYNNIFFSYALDTRDSFTDCGGDDAARTSANNDLKGIRLYNLADIDGLYTLGTAIVDYKGQRIIAQSLIPGILTTEKTSKIYYGSMDTPTNEEEEQQQKEENEENKNNNTKSIKADPEFHSRLLQAASLLHLSESKVISEDTNQEVSVCTSFESKGIIGIDGRRYILDLIKATPRDPNYTETKDQLSVLRPEAIATYSEYFKVTWLNQKRQQKLKEKEERQKKEGIDPPTATARDEDVQLTEEDLAQSPVVSFNPNLFSKVKLGGTPEEQQKDIEDLKAIGAFLKGILIPRLIEDLMLFNVAPVDGQTLTQVMHVRGINMRYLGYIAKNESANVPFIQDLLFNEMVSRAAKHCFNRLLRSTNASDMAHSISHFLNCFLGTETGSVSADEKSKKAKQIKSSAINELTQGKLWSEIAQLVSSKFDFEIPTHSVPMESRLIVLRCICLKMGIQILAKDYNFTTDAPFSPEDIVDLFPIVKHVNPRSTDGLDLLEAGKTFFNQRKYELATELLGEALAIYHQVHGPIHPDAGACFTHLAMLAYQNEQYDLAIEYQKNALVITEKTAGLDHHETVQAYTTLAVFCQRSGRYNESIGYMKHVLYLTDLLGGEYNPERASIYTAIAAILEDTERFDLALEFLKQTLKHQEFLFTPDHLMCSTTYHKMAIVCARATNFDDSIIHQKKSTDILEKELGEAHPRTKESLEFYTGLSQTANQIKLFKQHQALKAEQDELARLQKEKADQFKKSQPRVSAMPPSLENGSVSELLNYINGKPKKSQSKKSKSTNTTTTTNTTTATTSKSKITMAKTPNPTTKATTSKSSATASSAATNKSTTKTNPTSSSAADSSKPNKKSSKN from the exons atgtcAGAAACTATTGATAACCCAACCGTTGAAGAATACAACGAAAAGGAAACTGTTGTTAGTGGTGAACAAGTTGAACAAGTTGAACAAGTCGAACAAGAAAATGAACAag tttcACAATCATtccaaatttcaattaaaacacCAGCTGAAATTGGtactattaatattcaaGTTCAACCAACAGATACATTAATAGATATTCAAAGCTTTTTATATGAAACCTCAGAGACATGTTTATATTCATCTTTTGAATTTCGTTTATATGGTAAACAAATTCCAGAATATTCAGAACTTAGTTCTATTGAAGGTCTTGTTGAAGGCGCTACCTTGGAAATGGTACCAGTCGATTACAATGAGAGATCAGCAAAATTACACGTTAAAAGATTAAGAGATATTATGAATACAGGTTTAACAGAATTTGCCAATATGAATAATCCAAGTCTTTTCACAAGTTTTTCATTCCCAGagaaatcaaatattttaactgaagaacaacaattagaagaacaaaaacaaaaatttgaacaacaacaacaacaacaacaacaaactgaAGATAAAGAGGAAAAAGAAACTATAGCAactgaacaacaacaaaataaaaagaataaacatcataataaaaaaggtaataaaaagaataatggtgatgaatcattgaataatgaaaataatgaagagAAGTTAACACCACAACAAAAAGAGAGAAAACAAAAGATGACAGAGATTAAAGGTATTGATAAACCAATGTTAAGTAGTTATTATCCAGAGAGTCCAATTGCACCAGTTCAATGTGTTAAATCAATGATTTACAGTGGTTGGTCACCAGTACCAGGATATAGAAAATTGTTTGGTGATTTATTCTATTTGGATATCACATTATTAGAGGGTACAACCATTTGTGTTACAGCATCAACTCAAGGTTTTTTCATTAATCAATCAAGCAATGCAACATTCAATCCATCAGTTTCACCAAAGGCAACCATCAATCATAGTTTACATCAATTATTGACCCAAGTTTCAAGATTATTCCGTCGTGGTTTAAATCAAATCCTTACAAACATTGGTCGTAATCATCCATTCGATATGCTTCCAGGCGTATTACCAGTACACAATTGGGTTGCCTCATCAAAGACCAATCGTTACGATATCAATAAAGGTACCGATACTTTTGTTAGCGTACAAGACGTTGAGTTGCGTGGCAATCCTCGTGATTGGAACGAAGAGATCCAAGCACCAAAGGAGTTACCAAAATCAACCGTTCAAGAACGTATCATTAGAGATCGTGCTATCAGTAAGGTAAATtctgaatttgttgaatgCGCAATTCGTGGTGCTCAAGTCATTGTCGATAAAGCAATTCTTCCAATTAATCCAGCTGAAAATCAAAGAAGTCATATGTTCCTCTACAATAATATCTTCTTTTCCTATGCATTGGACACTCGTGATTCTTTCACCGattgtggtggtgatgatgctGCTCGTACATCTGCAAACAATGATCTCAAAGGTATTcgtttatataatttagcCGATATTGATGGTCTTTACACTTTAGGTACTGCCATCGTAGATTATAAAGGCCAAAGAATCATTGCTCAATCTTTAATTCCTGGTATTTTAACAACTGAAAAAActtcaaaaatttattatggTTCAATGGATACACCAacaaatgaagaagaagaacaacaacaaaaagaagaaaatgaagaaaataaaaataataatacaaaatcaattaaagctGATCCAGAATTTCATTCTAGATTACTTCAAGCTGCATCATTACTTCATTTATCAGAGAGTAAAGTAATTTCAGAAGATACTAATCAAGAGGTTAGTGTTTGTACATCATTTGAATCAAAAGGTATTATTGGTATCGATGGTCGTCGTTATATTttggatttaattaaagCAACACCACGTGATCCAAATTACACAGAAACCAAGGATCAATTGTCAGTTCTTAGACCAGAAGCAATCGCTACCTACTCTGAATATTTTAAAGTAACTTGGTTAAATCAAAAGAgacaacaaaaattaaaggaAAAAGAAGAGAGACAAAAGAAGGAAGGTATTGACCCACCAACTGCCACCGCCAGAGATGAAGATGTTCAATTGACAGAGGAGGATTTGGCCCAATCACCAGTGGTATCATTCAATCCAAACCTTTTCTCAAAGGTTAAACTCGGTGGAACCCCAGAggaacaacaaaaagatatCGAAGATTTGAAGGCTATTGGCGCATTCTTAAAGGGTATTCTCATTCCAAGACTCATTGAAGATTTAATGCTTTTCAATGTTGCTCCAGTCGATGGTCAAACTCTCACCCAAGTCATGCATGTACGTGGTATCAATATGCGTTATTTAGGTTACATTGCAAAGAATGAATCTGCCAACGTACCATTCATCCAAGACCTCTTATTCAATGAAATGGTCAGCAGAGCTGCCAAACATTGTTTCAATAGATTATTACGTTCCACCAACGCCTCCGATATGGCTCATTCCATCTCTcactttttaaattgtttccTTGGTACTGAAACCGGTTCAGTCTCTGCTGATGAGAAATCAAAGAAAGCCAAACAAATCAAATCCTCAGCAATCAATGAATTGACTCAAGGTAAACTTTGGAGTGAAATCGCTCAATTGGTAAGCAGCAAATTCGATTTTGAAATTCCAACTCATTCCGTGCCAATGGAATCACGTTTAATCGTATTACGTTGTATTTGTCTCAAGATGGGTATTCAAATCTTGGCTAAAGATTATAACTTCACCACCGATGCTCCATTCTCACCAGAGGATATCGTTGATTTATTCCCAATTGTTAAACATGTCAATCCAAGATCAACCGATGGTTTAGACCTTTTGGAAGCTGGTAAAACATTCTTTAATCAAAGAAAATACGAATTAGCAACTGAATTACTCGGTGAAGCCTTGGCTATCTACCATCAAGTTCACGGCCCAATTCACCCAGATGCCGGTGCTTGTTTCACTCATTTGGCTATGTTGGCATACCAAAATGAACAATACGATCTTGCAATCGAGTATCAAAAGAATGCATTGGTCATCACAGAGAAAACCGCTGGTCTCGATCATCATGAAACCGTTCAAGCTTACACCACATTGGCCGTTTTCTGTCAACGTTCTGGTCGTTACAATGAATCCATTGGTTATATGAAACATGTCTTATACCTCACCGATCTCTTAGGTGGTGAATATAACCCAGAACGTGCTTCAATCTACACTGCTATCGCTGCAATTCTCGAAGATACTGAACGTTTCGATTTGGCTTTGGAATTCTTAAAGCAAACCTTAAAACACCAAGAATTCCTCTTCACACCAGATCATCTCATGTGTTCAACCACCTATCATAAGATGGCTATCGTTTGTGCTCGTGCTACAAACTTTGATGACTCTATCATTCACCAAAAGAAATCAACCGATATCTTGGAGAAAGAATTGGGTGAAGCTCATCCACGTACTAAAGAATCTTTGGAATTCTACACTGGTCTCAGTCAAACTGCTAACCAAATTAAACTTTTCAAACAACATCAAGCCTTGAAAGCTGAACAAGATGAATTGGCTAGattacaaaaagaaaaagctgatcaattcaaaaaatcaCAACCACGTGTCTCTGCTATGCCACCTTCACTTGAAAATGGTAGTGTCtctgaattattaaattatataaatggTAAACCAAAGAAAtctcaatcaaaaaaatcaaaatcaactaatactacaactaccaccaacaccaccactgCAACCAcctcaaaatcaaaaataacaatGGCTAAAACTCCAAATCCAACAACAAAAGCAACAACTTCAAAATCATCCGCAACTGCTTCCTCTGCTGCCAccaataaatcaacaactaAAACTAATCCAACCTCATCATCCGCTGCCGACTCttcaaaaccaaataaaaaatcttcaaaaaattaa